A region of Subtercola boreus DNA encodes the following proteins:
- the orn gene encoding oligoribonuclease has product MSAQSDRLVWIDCEMTGLDLSVDELVEVAVVVTDFDLNLLDPGFTIVIKPDDSALEHMNDFVRNMHATSGLDQLIPNGVSLAEAEFEVLEYILKFVPNELKAPIAGNTIGTDRMFLAKYMPRVDAHLHYRSVDVSSIKELARRWFPPIYFHAPAKDGGHRALADILESIRELEYYRKAIFVAPPGPSSVDLKAISAEVVNEFAPNL; this is encoded by the coding sequence ATGAGTGCACAATCAGACCGGCTGGTCTGGATCGACTGCGAAATGACCGGCCTCGACCTCAGCGTCGACGAACTCGTCGAGGTGGCCGTCGTCGTCACCGACTTCGACCTGAACCTGCTCGACCCCGGTTTCACCATCGTGATCAAGCCCGACGATTCGGCACTCGAGCACATGAACGACTTCGTCCGCAACATGCATGCCACCTCAGGGCTCGACCAGCTCATCCCGAACGGCGTGAGCCTGGCCGAGGCCGAGTTCGAGGTGCTCGAGTACATCCTGAAGTTCGTGCCGAACGAGCTGAAGGCGCCGATTGCGGGCAACACCATCGGCACCGACCGCATGTTCCTCGCGAAGTACATGCCGCGGGTGGATGCCCATCTGCACTATCGGAGCGTCGACGTCTCCTCGATCAAAGAGCTGGCGCGCCGCTGGTTCCCGCCGATCTACTTCCACGCCCCGGCGAAAGACGGCGGGCACCGCGCCCTGGCCGACATCCTCGAGTCGATCCGCGAGCTCGAGTACTACCGCAAGGCGATCTTCGTGGCCCCGCCCGGGCCTTCATCGGTCGATCTGAAGGCCATCTCGGCAGAAGTGGTTAACGAGTTCGCTCCGAACCTGTAG
- a CDS encoding metallopeptidase family protein produces MLDLDADAFEALVVAELDLLPDDMIDGLENVAFVVEDRPEDGSLDLLGLYDGTALTDRGQYGFGEMPDRIILFREPLLAMCADLDELRDEIHVTLVHEIAHFYGIDDEKLHELGWA; encoded by the coding sequence ATGCTCGACCTCGACGCCGACGCCTTCGAGGCGCTTGTGGTCGCCGAACTCGACCTGCTGCCCGACGACATGATCGATGGGCTCGAGAACGTGGCCTTCGTCGTCGAGGATCGCCCCGAAGACGGATCCCTCGACCTCCTCGGACTCTACGACGGAACTGCCCTCACCGATCGCGGCCAGTACGGGTTCGGCGAGATGCCCGACCGCATCATCCTGTTCCGGGAACCGCTTCTGGCGATGTGCGCCGACCTCGACGAATTGCGGGACGAGATCCACGTGACGCTGGTGCACGAGATCGCGCACTTCTACGGCATCGACGACGAGAAGCTGCACGAGCTCGGCTGGGCCTGA